From the genome of Methanobrevibacter millerae, one region includes:
- the tgtA gene encoding tRNA guanosine(15) transglycosylase TgtA — MFEIKAKDMRGRVGVLKTKHGNVKTPALMPVIHPRKQAIDVKKYGADIVITNAYLIYKDDDLKQKAIDEGLHKLINFDGPIMTDSGSFQLSVYGDVDITNEEVIKFQDLIKSDIGTSLDIPTAPFVDRQKAEEDLKITLERAKEAVKIKKENDIGMLLNSVVQGSTFMDLRQKCAAELSQLDADLYPIGAVVPLMESYHYKELVDVVMNSMMCLPDNTPRHLMGAGHPMIFALAVAMGCDLFDSAAYILYAEDDRLLSTRGTFKLENLQEMPCSCEVCSKYTPDDLRAMPKEKRRDLIAQHNLHVSFAELRLIRQAIYEGSLMELVEERCRAHPALLDGVRQLANYSEDMEKYDPRSKKSAFFYTGPESLGRSEVLRHQRKLLEMPKKRDLVILPPSRKPYSKFISGHLGEFYIYGAEQEFDMENTDFMVLDVPFGLIPLEIDELYPLSQSAAPRIRDVDSTEFITNFMSDFIENYEQVLIHSKVIKDLDIGLYNKSIESDEIKYVRDDLKKIKAIADYQFGVGAGEALFKGNIKIEKSKKTGKIRHIYDGKVLIVNMRASDSYLVLSKEGARRLHKALPYPKNRVVVNEDSEPFALEGKSVFSKFVIECDENIRTRDEVLIVNEADELLAYGKSLLSAVEINNFQTGQAIKTRKGFKK, encoded by the coding sequence ATGTTTGAGATAAAAGCTAAAGATATGAGAGGAAGAGTCGGTGTTTTAAAGACAAAGCATGGAAACGTTAAAACGCCTGCATTAATGCCTGTAATCCATCCGCGAAAACAAGCAATTGACGTGAAAAAGTATGGAGCAGACATTGTAATAACTAACGCTTATTTAATTTATAAGGATGATGATTTAAAACAGAAAGCCATTGATGAGGGTCTGCACAAGCTGATTAACTTTGACGGACCTATAATGACCGATTCAGGTTCATTCCAGCTTTCAGTTTACGGTGATGTGGACATTACAAATGAGGAAGTAATCAAGTTTCAGGATTTAATCAAATCCGACATCGGAACAAGCCTTGACATTCCAACGGCACCTTTCGTTGACCGCCAGAAGGCCGAAGAGGACTTGAAAATCACTCTTGAACGGGCAAAGGAAGCAGTCAAAATCAAAAAGGAAAATGACATAGGGATGCTTTTGAACTCTGTGGTTCAGGGTTCCACATTCATGGACCTGAGGCAGAAATGCGCAGCTGAACTGTCTCAATTGGATGCTGATTTGTATCCGATTGGCGCTGTGGTTCCGCTAATGGAGTCCTATCACTACAAGGAGCTTGTTGACGTTGTCATGAACTCAATGATGTGTCTTCCGGACAACACTCCCCGCCATCTTATGGGAGCAGGCCATCCGATGATTTTCGCCCTTGCTGTGGCGATGGGATGCGATTTATTCGATTCAGCGGCCTATATATTATATGCTGAAGACGACAGGCTTTTGTCAACCAGAGGAACTTTCAAGCTTGAAAACCTTCAGGAAATGCCGTGTTCATGTGAAGTCTGCTCAAAATACACTCCGGATGACTTGAGGGCAATGCCTAAAGAGAAAAGAAGGGATTTGATTGCGCAGCACAACCTTCATGTTTCATTTGCAGAGCTCAGGTTAATCCGGCAGGCGATTTATGAAGGAAGCCTTATGGAGCTTGTTGAGGAACGCTGCAGAGCCCATCCTGCCCTTCTTGACGGAGTCCGCCAGCTTGCAAACTACAGCGAGGATATGGAAAAATACGATCCTAGAAGCAAGAAATCTGCATTTTTCTACACCGGTCCGGAATCATTGGGAAGGTCTGAAGTCCTAAGGCATCAGCGCAAACTTCTTGAAATGCCTAAAAAGCGCGATCTGGTGATTCTGCCTCCAAGCAGAAAACCTTACTCAAAGTTCATTTCAGGACATCTCGGAGAGTTCTACATCTACGGCGCTGAACAGGAATTCGATATGGAAAACACTGACTTCATGGTCCTTGACGTTCCATTCGGTCTCATTCCTCTTGAAATCGATGAATTGTATCCTTTAAGCCAGAGCGCAGCTCCAAGAATCCGTGACGTTGACAGCACTGAATTCATTACAAATTTCATGTCAGATTTCATTGAAAACTATGAGCAGGTGCTGATACATTCCAAGGTCATTAAGGATTTGGATATCGGACTTTACAACAAGTCAATAGAATCAGATGAAATAAAATACGTTCGGGATGACCTTAAAAAAATCAAGGCGATAGCTGATTACCAGTTCGGTGTCGGCGCCGGTGAAGCGCTGTTTAAAGGCAACATAAAAATAGAAAAAAGCAAGAAAACAGGTAAAATCCGCCACATCTATGACGGAAAAGTCTTAATTGTTAACATGAGGGCCTCAGATTCATATCTCGTATTGTCAAAGGAAGGCGCAAGAAGGCTTCACAAGGCACTGCCGTATCCTAAAAACAGAGTTGTCGTAAATGAGGACTCAGAACCTTTCGCCCTGGAGGGAAAAAGCGTATTCTCAAAATTCGTCATTGAATGCGATGAAAACATAAGAACAAGGGATGAAGTATTGATAGTTAATGAGGCCGATGAGCTCCTGGCCTACGGAAAATCACTGTTATCAGCAGTTGAAATCAATAATTTCCAGACAGGACAGGCCATAAAGACAAGAAAAGGATTTAAAAAATAG
- a CDS encoding class I SAM-dependent methyltransferase, producing MSDDKVNTGHNIEDKELIKNARKPVGELGEKILDRMNESHESMAVWGVSHFEVNEDDIILDIGCGGGRNLERFAEQIDSGKVVGIDYSVVSVEKSADLNEKAIEEGKVEVIQGSVSEMPFDDDVFDIVTGFETIYFWPDFINDLMEVNRVLKKDGLVFFCNEAVYREGEMEKYDDLVELLDMKIYSEDVLRQSLEKTGFKDFKAYINDEKDWICVTARKA from the coding sequence ATGAGTGACGATAAGGTCAACACTGGCCACAACATTGAAGATAAGGAACTGATTAAAAACGCAAGAAAGCCTGTGGGCGAATTAGGAGAAAAGATTCTTGACCGTATGAACGAATCCCACGAATCAATGGCTGTATGGGGCGTCAGCCACTTTGAAGTTAATGAAGATGATATCATTTTAGACATCGGCTGCGGAGGCGGAAGAAACCTTGAACGCTTCGCAGAACAGATTGATTCAGGAAAGGTCGTTGGAATTGATTACTCCGTAGTCAGCGTTGAAAAGTCAGCTGATCTAAACGAAAAGGCAATTGAAGAAGGAAAGGTCGAAGTTATTCAGGGCTCAGTTTCCGAAATGCCCTTTGATGATGACGTCTTCGATATAGTAACCGGTTTTGAGACAATCTATTTCTGGCCGGATTTCATCAATGACTTAATGGAAGTCAATAGGGTTCTCAAGAAGGACGGACTTGTATTTTTCTGCAATGAAGCGGTCTACAGGGAAGGCGAAATGGAAAAATACGATGATTTGGTTGAACTTCTGGATATGAAAATATATTCCGAGGACGTATTGAGACAATCCCTTGAAAAGACGGGCTTTAAGGATTTCAAGGCCTATATCAATGATGAGAAGGATTGGATTTGCGTTACTGCAAGAAAAGCCTGA